GGAGTGGCGGGGGGCTTTGCGCGCCCCTAGGTTGGTCCGCATGATCGAGGTCGACGGGCTCACCAAACATTTCGGGAAGAAGGTCGCGGTCGACCACCTCTCCTTCCAGGTGAAGCCCGGGGTGGTCACGGGCTTTCTGGGACCGAACGGCGCCGGCAAGTCGACCACCATGCGGATGATGCTGGATCTGGACATCCCGACCGGCGGGTCGGTCCGGATCGACGGGAAGCACTACCGCGAGCTGCCGGAGCCGTTGAAGTACATCGGCGCCCTGCTGGACGCGAAGTCCATGCACGGCGGGCGGAGCGCGTACAACAATCTTCTCTGTCTGGCCCAGAGCAATCGCATCCCGGTGAGCCGGGTCAACGAGGTTCTCGACACCGTCGGTCTGACGGCCGTGGCCAAACAGAAGTCAAAAGGTTTCTCACTCGGTATGGGCCAGCGGCTGGGAATCGCGGCGGCGCTGCTCGGTGATCCGGAGATCCTGATGTTCGACGAACCGGTTAATGGTCTGGACCCGGAGGGCATTCACTGGATTCGCAACCTGATGAAAGCTCTGGCGGGCCAGGGTCGGACGATCTTCGTTTCCAGCCATCTGATGAGTGAAATGGCGCTGACCGCCGATCATCTGATCGTGATCGGGCAGGGGAAACTGCTGGCGAACACCTCGATGGCTGATTTCATCCAGGA
Above is a window of Streptomyces sp. NBC_01498 DNA encoding:
- a CDS encoding ABC transporter ATP-binding protein, giving the protein MIEVDGLTKHFGKKVAVDHLSFQVKPGVVTGFLGPNGAGKSTTMRMMLDLDIPTGGSVRIDGKHYRELPEPLKYIGALLDAKSMHGGRSAYNNLLCLAQSNRIPVSRVNEVLDTVGLTAVAKQKSKGFSLGMGQRLGIAAALLGDPEILMFDEPVNGLDPEGIHWIRNLMKALAGQGRTIFVSSHLMSEMALTADHLIVIGQGKLLANTSMADFIQENSRSFVRLRSPQQEQLRDALHEGGHTVTAAADGALEIDGAGTEEIGELAARHQVVLHELSSQRASLEEAFMRMTAESVEYHAHDGGGHAPRPAAVPGPQWGQHDNQGKGA